The following proteins are co-located in the Rhodococcus opacus B4 genome:
- the sdhC gene encoding succinate dehydrogenase, cytochrome b556 subunit has protein sequence MSTTTEAAPAKERTRSLYRGDPGMWSWVLHRITGVMTFFFLFVHVLDTALVRVNPDTYDSVIETYKNPIVGLMELALVAAVLYHALNGVRVMLVDFWSKGPQYQRLMLWVILAIWFLVMIPGAGRIFYNMFAGH, from the coding sequence ATGAGTACTACGACTGAAGCCGCTCCGGCCAAGGAGCGCACACGGTCGCTTTACCGGGGCGACCCCGGAATGTGGTCCTGGGTATTGCACCGGATCACAGGCGTGATGACGTTCTTCTTCCTATTCGTGCACGTGCTGGATACCGCGCTGGTGCGTGTGAATCCCGACACGTACGACAGTGTCATCGAGACCTACAAGAACCCGATCGTCGGGCTCATGGAGCTCGCTCTCGTCGCCGCGGTGCTGTACCACGCACTGAACGGCGTCCGGGTGATGCTGGTGGACTTCTGGTCCAAGGGACCGCAGTACCAGCGCCTGATGCTCTGGGTAATCCTCGCGATCTGGTTCCTGGTGATGATCCCGGGCGCAGGCCGCATCTTCTACAACATGTTTGCGGGGCACTGA
- a CDS encoding adenosine deaminase — translation MTALDLSALRRAPKVLLHDHLDGGLRPETVLELARDCGYDALPADTAPALATWFREAADSGSLERYLETFAHTVAVMQTPVGLERVARECAEDLADDGVVYAEVRFAPEQHLEEGLTLDEVVEQVLLGFEAGESAAEVRGQNIRIGVLLTAMRHAARSREIAELAVRFRDRGVVGFDIAGAEAGNPPSRHLDAFEYMRGSNAHFTIHAGEAFGLPSIHEAIAFCGTDRLGHGVRITDDITIGADGVPVLGKLANYVRDKRIPLELCPSSNVQTGAVDALENHPFDLLARLRFRVTVNTDNRLMSDTSMSQEMLRLVETFGYGWTDLERYTINAMKSAFIPFDQRLQLIDEVIKPGFAVLVG, via the coding sequence ATGACCGCACTGGATCTGTCGGCCCTGCGCCGAGCGCCGAAGGTGTTGCTGCACGATCATCTCGACGGAGGTCTCCGGCCCGAGACGGTTCTCGAACTCGCCCGTGACTGCGGCTACGACGCGCTGCCCGCCGACACCGCGCCCGCGCTCGCCACGTGGTTCCGGGAGGCCGCGGACAGCGGTTCGCTCGAGCGGTACCTCGAGACGTTCGCCCACACCGTCGCCGTCATGCAGACACCCGTCGGGCTCGAACGCGTCGCCCGTGAATGCGCCGAAGACCTCGCCGACGACGGCGTGGTCTACGCCGAGGTCCGGTTCGCCCCGGAGCAGCACCTCGAAGAGGGCCTGACCCTGGACGAGGTCGTGGAGCAGGTCCTGCTCGGATTCGAGGCCGGGGAGTCCGCGGCCGAGGTGCGCGGCCAGAACATCCGGATCGGCGTCCTGCTCACCGCGATGCGGCACGCGGCGCGGTCGCGGGAGATCGCGGAACTGGCCGTCCGGTTCCGGGACCGCGGCGTCGTCGGATTCGACATCGCAGGCGCCGAGGCGGGCAACCCGCCGAGCCGCCACCTCGACGCCTTCGAGTACATGCGGGGCAGCAATGCGCACTTCACCATTCACGCGGGTGAGGCGTTCGGTCTGCCGTCCATTCACGAGGCCATCGCGTTCTGCGGCACGGACCGCCTCGGTCACGGAGTCCGGATCACCGACGACATCACGATCGGCGCCGACGGTGTCCCGGTGCTCGGCAAGCTGGCGAACTATGTGCGGGACAAGAGGATTCCCCTCGAACTGTGTCCCAGCTCCAACGTCCAGACCGGCGCCGTGGACGCGCTCGAGAACCATCCGTTCGACCTGCTCGCCCGGCTGCGGTTCCGGGTCACCGTCAACACCGACAACCGGCTGATGAGCGACACCAGCATGAGCCAGGAGATGCTCCGCCTCGTCGAGACGTTCGGCTACGGCTGGACGGATCTCGAGCGGTACACCATCAACGCGATGAAGTCGGCCTTCATTCCGTTCGATCAGCGGCTGCAGCTGATCGACGAGGTGATCAAGCCGGGATTCGCGGTACTGGTGGGGTGA
- the sdhA gene encoding succinate dehydrogenase flavoprotein subunit, whose product MQEHRYDVVIVGAGGAGMRAAIEAGPRARTAVLTKLYPTRSHTGAAQGGMCAALANVEEDNWEWHTFDTVKGGDYLADQDAVEIMAKEAIDAVLDLEKMGLPFNRTPEGKIDQRRFGGHTRDHGKAPVRRACYAADRTGHMILQTLYQNCVKHDVEFFNEFYALDIAITETENGPVATGVIAYELATGEIHVFHAKSIVFATGGSGRMYKTTSNAHTLTGDGMGIIFRKGLPLEDMEFHQFHPTGLAGLGILISEAVRGEGGILRNADGERFMERYAPTIKDLAPRDIVARSMVLEVLEGRGAGPNKDYVYIDVTHIPEEVLDEKLPDIMEFSRTYLGVDPVKEPVPVYPTCHYVMGGIPTRINGEVLRNNDEIVQGLYAAGECACVSVHGANRLGTNSLLDINVFGRRAGIAAAEHANNSEFVALPESPEKMVDEWMATILSDHGHERVADIRTELQQSMDNNASVFRTEERLTQALKDVRALKERYNHITVQDKGKRYNSDLLEAVELGFLLEMAEVTVVGALNRKESRGGHAREDFPDRNDAEYMKHTMAYKEGDGLLSDIRLDYKPVVQTRYEPMERKY is encoded by the coding sequence ATGCAGGAACACCGTTATGACGTGGTCATCGTCGGTGCCGGCGGCGCCGGCATGCGCGCAGCGATCGAGGCCGGTCCCCGCGCCCGCACCGCCGTACTGACCAAGCTCTACCCCACCCGCAGCCACACCGGCGCGGCCCAGGGCGGCATGTGCGCCGCGCTGGCGAACGTGGAGGAAGACAACTGGGAGTGGCACACCTTCGACACGGTCAAGGGCGGCGACTACCTCGCCGACCAGGACGCCGTCGAGATCATGGCCAAGGAGGCCATCGACGCGGTGCTCGACCTCGAGAAGATGGGTCTGCCGTTCAACCGCACGCCCGAGGGCAAGATCGACCAGCGTCGTTTCGGTGGTCACACCCGCGATCACGGTAAGGCCCCCGTGCGCCGCGCATGTTATGCCGCGGACCGCACCGGTCACATGATCCTGCAGACGCTCTACCAGAACTGCGTCAAGCACGACGTCGAGTTCTTCAACGAGTTCTACGCTCTCGACATCGCGATCACCGAGACGGAGAACGGCCCGGTCGCGACCGGCGTCATCGCCTACGAGCTGGCCACCGGCGAGATCCACGTCTTCCACGCGAAGTCCATCGTGTTCGCCACCGGCGGCTCGGGACGCATGTACAAGACGACGTCCAACGCACACACCCTCACCGGTGACGGCATGGGCATCATCTTCCGCAAGGGCCTCCCGCTGGAGGACATGGAGTTCCACCAGTTCCATCCCACAGGCCTGGCCGGGCTCGGCATCCTCATCTCCGAGGCCGTGCGCGGTGAGGGCGGCATCCTCCGCAACGCCGACGGCGAGCGGTTCATGGAGCGCTACGCCCCCACCATCAAGGACCTCGCACCCCGTGACATCGTCGCGCGGTCGATGGTGCTCGAGGTCCTCGAGGGACGCGGCGCGGGACCGAACAAGGACTACGTCTACATCGACGTGACCCACATCCCCGAGGAAGTCCTCGACGAGAAGCTCCCCGACATCATGGAGTTCTCCCGCACCTACCTCGGTGTGGACCCGGTCAAGGAACCCGTGCCGGTGTACCCCACCTGCCACTACGTCATGGGCGGCATCCCCACCAGGATCAACGGTGAGGTCCTCCGCAACAACGACGAGATCGTCCAGGGCCTGTACGCCGCCGGCGAGTGCGCCTGCGTGTCCGTCCACGGCGCGAACCGTCTCGGCACCAACTCGCTGCTCGACATCAACGTCTTCGGACGCCGCGCCGGCATCGCCGCCGCCGAGCACGCCAACAACAGCGAGTTCGTCGCCCTGCCGGAGTCGCCCGAGAAGATGGTCGACGAGTGGATGGCCACCATCCTGTCGGACCACGGCCACGAGCGGGTCGCGGACATCCGCACCGAGCTGCAGCAGTCGATGGACAACAACGCTTCGGTGTTCCGCACGGAGGAGCGTCTCACCCAGGCGCTCAAGGACGTGCGCGCGCTGAAGGAGCGCTACAACCACATCACGGTGCAGGACAAGGGCAAGCGCTACAACAGCGACCTGCTCGAGGCCGTCGAGCTCGGCTTCCTCCTCGAAATGGCGGAGGTCACCGTCGTCGGCGCGCTGAACCGCAAGGAATCGCGCGGCGGCCACGCCCGCGAGGACTTCCCGGACCGCAACGACGCCGAGTACATGAAGCACACGATGGCATACAAGGAGGGCGACGGCCTGCTCTCCGACATCCGTCTCGACTACAAGCCGGTAGTCCAGACCCGTTACGAGCCGATGGAGCGTAAGTACTGA
- a CDS encoding YbaB/EbfC family nucleoid-associated protein, with amino-acid sequence MSEHDMDAIVGRATEQVNLLEEALAGLQSITARASSESDQVTAEVDGNGTLTGLWMDDSISSLDARTLAAMITSTTQEAARLATEQRTRVMTALQDGFGKV; translated from the coding sequence GTGAGCGAACACGACATGGATGCGATCGTCGGGCGGGCCACCGAACAGGTGAATCTGCTCGAGGAGGCCCTCGCCGGGTTGCAGTCGATCACGGCGCGGGCGTCGAGCGAGTCCGACCAGGTGACGGCCGAGGTCGACGGGAACGGCACGCTGACCGGTCTGTGGATGGACGACTCCATCTCGAGCCTCGACGCCCGCACCCTCGCGGCGATGATCACCAGCACCACCCAGGAGGCGGCCCGGCTCGCCACCGAACAGCGCACCCGGGTCATGACGGCGCTGCAGGACGGGTTCGGGAAGGTGTGA
- a CDS encoding succinate dehydrogenase iron-sulfur subunit, producing MSAPAVDKSENKSDLPPVPEGAVMVTLKIARMNPESGEGQHWDSFQVPALPTDRMLNLLLYVKGYLDGTLTFRRSCAHGVCGSDAMRINGVNRLACKLLMKDMLPKDGKPVTITVEPIKGLPVEKDLVVDMEPFFDAFRAVKPFLITTGNEPTRERIQSQHDRARFDDTTKCILCACCTTSCPVYWSDGSYFGPAAIVNAHRFIFDSRDEGASERLDILNDKDGVWRCRTTFNCTDACPRGIQVTKAIQEVKRALLFAR from the coding sequence ATGAGCGCACCTGCAGTCGACAAGAGCGAGAACAAGTCGGACCTCCCTCCCGTTCCCGAGGGCGCCGTCATGGTCACCCTCAAGATCGCGCGGATGAACCCGGAGTCCGGCGAGGGCCAGCACTGGGACAGCTTCCAGGTTCCGGCGCTGCCGACGGACCGCATGCTGAACCTGCTCCTGTACGTGAAGGGCTACCTCGACGGCACCCTGACGTTCCGCCGCAGCTGCGCCCACGGCGTGTGCGGTTCGGACGCGATGCGGATCAACGGCGTCAACCGTCTGGCCTGCAAGCTCCTCATGAAGGACATGCTCCCCAAGGACGGCAAGCCGGTCACGATCACCGTCGAGCCCATCAAGGGCCTGCCGGTCGAGAAGGACCTCGTCGTCGACATGGAGCCCTTCTTCGACGCGTTCCGCGCCGTGAAGCCGTTCCTCATCACCACCGGCAACGAGCCCACCCGTGAGCGCATCCAGTCGCAGCACGACCGGGCTCGTTTCGACGACACCACCAAGTGCATTCTGTGCGCTTGCTGCACCACGTCGTGCCCGGTGTACTGGAGCGACGGCAGCTACTTCGGCCCCGCTGCCATCGTCAACGCCCACCGCTTCATCTTCGACAGCCGTGACGAGGGTGCGTCGGAGCGTCTCGACATCCTCAACGACAAGGACGGCGTCTGGCGTTGCCGGACCACGTTCAACTGCACCGACGCGTGCCCCCGCGGCATCCAGGTGACGAAGGCGATCCAGGAAGTCAAGCGCGCGCTGCTGTTCGCACGCTGA
- a CDS encoding thymidine phosphorylase gives MHDASSIIAAKRDGRELSGAEIDWVVEAFTRGVVADEQMSALAMAIFFRGMTRGEVSRWTTAMISSGHRLDFTHLGRPTVDKHSTGGVGDKITLPLAPLVAACGAAVPQLSGRGLGHTGGTLDKLESIPGWRADLDTSEMAEILSDPEVGAVVCAAGSDLAPADRRLYALRDVTGTVESIPLIASSIMSKKIAEGTGALVLDVKVGSGAFMKKLDDARELAQTMVDLGSDAGVRTMAVLTAMDAPLGHTAGNALEVRESLEVLAGGGPSDVVELTLALAREMLKAAGIDGVDPADKLRDGSAMDRWRRMIAAQGGDPYAPLPTARHTEVLLSESDGVVCGLDAMAVGLAAWRLGAGRARQGEPVQAGAGIELHAKPGETVSVGTPLVTLHTDTPERFAAAKAALSEAWTVVADAPPVTTPLVIERIEDPSR, from the coding sequence ATGCATGACGCGTCGTCGATCATCGCCGCCAAGCGGGACGGCCGAGAATTGTCCGGTGCAGAGATCGACTGGGTGGTGGAGGCATTCACCCGGGGCGTCGTGGCCGACGAGCAGATGTCGGCTCTGGCGATGGCGATCTTCTTCCGCGGGATGACGCGCGGGGAGGTGAGCCGCTGGACCACGGCGATGATCTCGTCCGGTCACCGTCTCGACTTCACACACCTCGGCCGCCCCACCGTGGACAAGCATTCGACGGGTGGTGTGGGCGACAAGATCACGCTTCCCCTCGCGCCGCTGGTCGCCGCGTGCGGCGCCGCCGTGCCGCAGCTGTCGGGTCGCGGCCTGGGCCACACCGGTGGCACTCTCGACAAGCTCGAGTCGATCCCGGGGTGGCGCGCCGACCTCGACACGTCGGAGATGGCCGAGATCCTGTCCGACCCCGAGGTCGGCGCCGTCGTGTGCGCCGCGGGCTCGGACCTGGCCCCGGCGGACCGGCGGTTGTACGCACTGCGGGACGTCACCGGGACCGTCGAGTCGATTCCCCTGATCGCGAGCTCGATCATGAGCAAGAAGATCGCCGAGGGCACCGGCGCGCTGGTCCTCGACGTGAAGGTCGGCTCGGGCGCGTTCATGAAGAAGCTCGACGATGCACGCGAGTTGGCCCAGACGATGGTCGACCTGGGGAGCGACGCCGGGGTGCGGACGATGGCGGTGCTCACGGCGATGGACGCGCCACTCGGTCACACCGCGGGCAATGCGCTGGAGGTGCGGGAATCGCTGGAGGTGCTCGCCGGGGGCGGCCCGTCCGACGTCGTGGAACTGACGCTCGCGCTCGCGCGAGAAATGTTGAAGGCAGCCGGAATCGACGGCGTCGACCCGGCCGACAAGCTGCGGGACGGGTCCGCCATGGACCGCTGGCGGAGGATGATCGCCGCCCAGGGCGGCGACCCCTACGCCCCGCTGCCGACGGCCCGGCACACCGAGGTGCTGCTCTCCGAGTCGGACGGTGTGGTGTGCGGTCTCGACGCCATGGCCGTCGGGCTCGCCGCCTGGCGACTCGGCGCGGGCCGCGCGCGGCAGGGCGAGCCGGTGCAGGCGGGGGCCGGCATCGAACTGCACGCGAAGCCGGGGGAGACGGTGTCGGTGGGCACCCCGCTCGTCACGCTGCACACCGACACGCCCGAACGGTTCGCCGCGGCGAAAGCCGCACTTTCCGAAGCCTGGACCGTCGTGGCCGACGCGCCGCCGGTGACCACACCGCTCGTCATCGAGCGGATCGAGGATCCCTCGCGCTAA
- a CDS encoding type VII secretion target: MNDLRADTASIAEFAATAATMSVEMQAAGLGAAAAGPLLLGPVFGVIGGDFVAAFATAHAAHLASIEKLSGVLGGISATALANAAAYEGTELATTAALAADAVGLEA; encoded by the coding sequence ATGAACGACTTGAGGGCGGATACCGCGAGTATCGCCGAGTTCGCGGCCACGGCCGCGACCATGTCCGTGGAGATGCAGGCCGCGGGTCTCGGGGCCGCCGCCGCGGGACCGCTGCTGCTCGGTCCGGTCTTCGGGGTGATCGGCGGCGACTTCGTGGCCGCCTTCGCCACCGCGCACGCCGCGCACCTGGCCTCCATCGAGAAGCTGTCCGGCGTACTCGGCGGAATCAGCGCGACTGCGCTCGCGAATGCCGCCGCGTACGAGGGCACCGAGCTGGCCACGACGGCCGCGCTCGCCGCGGACGCGGTCGGGCTGGAGGCCTGA
- a CDS encoding succinate dehydrogenase hydrophobic membrane anchor subunit: MTTEAKSLGKTYDRPASLDNPRSPRRTSKNNFELYAWLFMRFSGLALIFLVLGHLFIMLMLDDGVHRINFAFVAGRWSSPFWQFWDLTMLWLAQLHGGNGLRTVIADYSRKDSTRFWLTTILVLSMILIMGLGTYVIFTFDPNISAS; the protein is encoded by the coding sequence ATGACGACAGAAGCCAAGAGTCTCGGCAAGACCTACGACCGTCCCGCCAGCCTGGACAATCCGCGCTCTCCGCGCCGGACCTCGAAGAACAACTTCGAGCTGTACGCCTGGCTGTTCATGCGGTTCTCCGGTCTCGCACTGATCTTCCTGGTGCTCGGCCACCTCTTCATCATGCTGATGCTCGACGACGGCGTGCACCGCATCAACTTCGCGTTCGTCGCGGGCCGCTGGTCCAGCCCGTTCTGGCAGTTCTGGGACCTCACCATGCTGTGGCTTGCCCAGCTGCACGGCGGAAACGGACTCCGCACGGTCATCGCGGACTACTCCCGCAAGGACTCCACGCGCTTCTGGCTGACCACGATCCTCGTTCTCTCGATGATCCTGATCATGGGCCTCGGCACGTACGTCATCTTCACCTTCGACCCCAATATCTCGGCGAGCTAG
- a CDS encoding C40 family peptidase, which produces MIPIDLLTRPILDLLGAFGSGVLPAGGPADALRASSVAIDAVHGTGRAGISSIYGDWQGRGGTGAIVKTEEAQRATVAVSDRGNDMAAVVAEASEFVRAGMLQLQDILQSFISLAVAAGPALATPPGQAMIVAAALDHLGRATAVVAKVRAELAEQTGKMVTLTPAENVPSAPAATAPASTTAASTAPASAAPVAPVGSDAVSRAASGFASSSGTSPMSGLTSISAPAAHSSGGRAAGGSRADSLTGRSGGTGHGPSAPDPAHGGEGVEVVLPDGSTAVAPNKEAADAVRNALSQQGVPYVWGGTSPGEGLDCSGLTQWAYGEAGVGLPRLAQEQNVGTAVDPGDLMPGDLAVWDGHVAMVIGNGQLVEAGDPVQVGPIRTSNSGMGFYGFYRPTE; this is translated from the coding sequence GTGATCCCCATCGACCTCCTCACCCGCCCGATCCTCGATCTGCTCGGGGCGTTCGGCAGCGGAGTCCTTCCGGCGGGCGGTCCCGCCGACGCCCTGCGCGCGTCCTCGGTCGCCATCGACGCGGTGCACGGCACCGGCCGTGCCGGCATCAGCTCGATCTACGGCGACTGGCAGGGCAGGGGCGGCACCGGTGCGATCGTGAAGACCGAGGAAGCGCAGCGCGCGACGGTCGCGGTCTCCGATCGCGGCAACGACATGGCGGCCGTCGTCGCCGAAGCCTCCGAGTTCGTCCGGGCCGGAATGCTGCAGTTGCAGGACATCCTGCAGTCGTTCATCTCCCTCGCGGTCGCGGCCGGACCCGCCCTGGCCACCCCGCCCGGTCAGGCGATGATCGTCGCAGCGGCACTCGACCACCTCGGCCGGGCCACCGCGGTCGTCGCGAAGGTGCGGGCCGAACTCGCCGAGCAGACCGGGAAGATGGTCACCCTCACCCCGGCCGAAAACGTCCCGTCCGCACCCGCCGCCACCGCACCCGCGAGCACGACCGCGGCGAGCACGGCGCCCGCCTCCGCCGCCCCCGTCGCGCCCGTGGGCTCGGACGCGGTGAGCCGTGCGGCGTCCGGGTTCGCGAGTTCCTCGGGGACGTCGCCGATGTCGGGCCTGACGAGCATCTCCGCCCCGGCCGCGCACTCGTCGGGCGGGCGCGCGGCGGGCGGGTCCCGGGCGGATTCGCTCACCGGCAGATCGGGAGGCACCGGTCACGGGCCGTCCGCCCCGGACCCCGCCCACGGCGGCGAGGGCGTCGAGGTGGTCCTGCCCGACGGCAGCACCGCCGTCGCCCCCAACAAGGAGGCGGCCGACGCCGTGCGCAACGCGCTGTCGCAGCAGGGTGTCCCGTACGTCTGGGGCGGGACGTCGCCCGGCGAGGGCCTCGATTGCAGCGGGCTGACGCAGTGGGCGTACGGCGAAGCGGGCGTCGGTCTTCCGCGCCTGGCGCAGGAGCAGAACGTCGGCACCGCCGTCGACCCGGGCGACCTGATGCCCGGCGACCTCGCCGTGTGGGACGGGCACGTGGCGATGGTGATCGGCAACGGTCAACTCGTCGAGGCCGGTGATCCCGTGCAGGTCGGTCCGATCCGAACCAGCAACAGCGGCATGGGCTTCTACGGCTTCTACCGACCCACGGAATGA
- a CDS encoding cytidine deaminase, whose product MVEIDWKLLRTNAHEVMGRAYAPYSGFAVGSAALVDDGRIVVGCNVENVSYGLGLCAECVLVGNLFASGGGRLIAFTCCDASGDILMPCGRCRQILFEHGGPGLLVDHRAGVRPLEQLLPDAFGPEEKGRISHA is encoded by the coding sequence ATGGTCGAGATCGATTGGAAACTGTTGCGCACCAACGCGCATGAGGTGATGGGGAGGGCCTACGCGCCCTACTCCGGGTTCGCGGTGGGATCGGCGGCGCTGGTGGACGATGGGCGAATCGTCGTCGGATGCAATGTGGAAAATGTCTCATACGGGTTGGGGCTCTGCGCCGAGTGTGTACTGGTCGGTAACTTGTTTGCGAGCGGCGGCGGGCGATTAATCGCCTTCACCTGCTGTGACGCGAGTGGCGACATACTCATGCCGTGCGGACGCTGCCGGCAGATTCTCTTCGAGCACGGCGGCCCCGGACTGCTCGTCGACCACCGGGCCGGCGTGCGCCCACTGGAACAGCTGCTGCCGGACGCGTTCGGTCCGGAGGAGAAGGGAAGAATCAGCCATGCATGA
- a CDS encoding malate dehydrogenase: MTQSPTPAVVTVTGAAGSIGYAALFRIAAGAMLGPDTPIRLRLLEIPPAVSAAEGTAMELDDSAFPLLLDVEVHDDPKRGFDGTDVALLIGSRPRSKGMERGDLLAANGQIFTVQGRAINQVAADGVRVLVVGNPANTNALVAANNAPDVPAERFTALTRLDHNRAIAQLARHSGAAVRDISRVTIWGNHSSTQYPDIFHARVGDRSGADIAADREWLTGDFIPTVANRGSAIIEARGTSSAASAANAAIDHVHDWVLGTPEGDWTSVALPSTGAYGVPEGLVSSFPVRSVDGAWQVVEGLEIDDFSRKRIDASVADLESERDAVRGMGFI; encoded by the coding sequence ATGACGCAGTCGCCCACTCCCGCAGTGGTCACGGTCACCGGAGCGGCAGGCAGTATCGGATACGCGGCACTGTTCCGGATCGCCGCGGGCGCGATGCTCGGCCCCGACACCCCGATTCGACTGCGGCTCTTGGAAATTCCGCCTGCGGTGTCCGCGGCCGAGGGTACCGCGATGGAACTCGACGACAGCGCCTTCCCTCTCCTTCTCGACGTCGAGGTCCACGACGACCCGAAGCGGGGTTTCGACGGCACCGACGTGGCCCTGCTCATCGGATCGCGTCCCCGATCCAAGGGGATGGAGCGCGGCGACCTGCTGGCCGCGAACGGGCAGATCTTCACCGTGCAGGGTCGCGCGATCAATCAGGTTGCCGCGGACGGCGTCCGGGTGCTGGTCGTGGGTAACCCGGCCAACACCAATGCTCTGGTCGCCGCGAACAACGCCCCCGATGTGCCCGCGGAGCGGTTCACGGCGCTGACCCGGCTCGACCACAACCGCGCGATCGCCCAGCTGGCACGGCACTCCGGCGCCGCGGTGAGGGACATCAGCCGCGTCACGATCTGGGGCAACCACTCCAGCACCCAGTACCCCGACATCTTCCACGCGCGGGTCGGGGACCGGTCCGGCGCCGACATCGCCGCCGACCGCGAATGGCTCACCGGCGACTTCATTCCCACAGTCGCGAATCGGGGCAGCGCGATCATCGAGGCCCGCGGAACATCCTCCGCGGCGTCGGCCGCCAACGCCGCAATCGACCACGTGCACGACTGGGTGCTCGGCACCCCCGAGGGCGACTGGACGTCCGTGGCGCTGCCCTCCACCGGCGCCTACGGGGTGCCGGAGGGGCTTGTGAGCTCGTTCCCGGTCCGCTCGGTCGACGGTGCCTGGCAGGTCGTGGAGGGGCTGGAGATCGACGACTTCTCGCGGAAGCGGATCGACGCGTCGGTGGCCGACCTCGAATCCGAGCGCGACGCCGTCCGGGGCATGGGTTTCATCTGA
- the upp gene encoding uracil phosphoribosyltransferase yields the protein MNTHVVDHPLAAVLLTTMRDARSDNATFRAALRRLTHMLVYEAMREAPVETFDVVTPIATTDGVRLSHPPLLVPVLRAGLGMVEQASSLIPQARVGFVGMARDEDTHLPVPYLESLPADLSGIPVYVLDPMLATGGSMVHTIDLLVARGATDVTAVCVVAAPEGVAALTASGHPVRLVTAAVDEGLNGDAFIVPGLGDAGDRQFGPR from the coding sequence ATGAACACGCACGTCGTCGACCACCCGCTCGCAGCGGTCCTCCTGACCACGATGCGCGATGCGCGCAGCGACAATGCGACATTCCGCGCGGCCCTGCGAAGGCTGACCCACATGCTGGTGTACGAGGCGATGCGCGAGGCTCCGGTCGAGACGTTCGACGTGGTCACGCCCATCGCGACCACCGACGGGGTGCGGCTGAGCCATCCGCCGCTGCTCGTCCCGGTCCTGCGCGCGGGGCTGGGCATGGTCGAGCAGGCCAGCAGCCTGATCCCGCAGGCGCGAGTCGGTTTCGTCGGCATGGCCCGCGACGAGGACACGCATCTGCCGGTGCCGTATCTCGAGTCGCTTCCCGCGGACCTGTCCGGTATCCCGGTCTATGTCCTCGACCCGATGCTGGCCACCGGCGGTTCGATGGTGCACACGATCGACCTGCTCGTCGCCCGCGGCGCCACGGACGTCACCGCCGTGTGCGTCGTCGCGGCGCCCGAAGGCGTCGCGGCCCTCACCGCGTCCGGTCATCCCGTGCGACTGGTCACCGCGGCGGTCGACGAGGGACTGAACGGGGACGCGTTCATCGTTCCCGGCCTCGGCGACGCCGGCGACCGGCAGTTCGGACCGCGCTGA